One Ficedula albicollis isolate OC2 chromosome 15, FicAlb1.5, whole genome shotgun sequence genomic window carries:
- the FAM109A gene encoding sesquipedalian-1 has translation MPTALWSGSQIHGAGQNAACVSRGGAARHGKRGAGGRSPVPGRGAMKLNERSLAFYATCDSPADNAGFLYKRGERHTAYHRRWFVLKGNMLFYFEERDSREPVGVIVLEGCNVELCDAAENYTFAIRFGGTKSRTYVLAAENQAAMESWVKSLSRASFDYMRLVVRELEKQLQEMSRGLAGGCAGSRGPPGLCKPQSRPPALPAVPPKENGCAVWNNVLGAERLPGTSGYSGDDGEESPRPPPLPPRRRASNGEAASAGAAVAQSPSAFYRLHEQYRLEVTRLRQDWEQRRRGPRP, from the exons ATGCCCACGGCTCTCTGGAGCGGCAGCCAGATCCACGGCGCCGGCCAAAACGCTGCCTGCGTGTCGCGGGGAGGAGCGGCGCGACACGGAAAACGCGGCGCCGGGGGAAggtcacctgtgccag GGCGCGGAGCCATGAAGCTGAACGAGCGGAGCTTGGCCTTCTACGCCACCTGCGACTCGCCGGCCGACAACGCCGGGTTCCTGTACAAGCGCGGCGAGCGGCACACGGCCTATCACCGCCGCTGGTTCGTGCTCAAGGGCAACATGCTCTTCTACTTCGAGGAGAGGGACAGCCGGGAGCCCGTGGGCGTCATCGTGCTGGAGGGATGCAATGTGGAGCTCTGCGACGCGGCCGAGAATTACACCTTCGCCATCCGCTTTGGCGGCACCAAGTCCCGCACCTACGTGCTGGCGGCGGAGAACCAGGCGGCCATGGAGTCCTGGGTGAAGTCGCTGTCCCGAGCCAGCTTTGACTACATGCGGCTGGTGGTGCgggagctggagaagcagctgcaggagatgaGCCGGGGGCTGGCCGGAGGATGTGCGGGCTCCCGGGGGCCTCCCGGCCTCTGCAAGCCGCAATCCCGGCCGCCGGCTCTGCCCGCCGTCCCGCCGAAGGAGAACGGCTGCGCGGTGTGGAACAACGTGCTGGGGGCGGAGCGGCTGCCCGGCACCTCTGGATATAGCGGGGACGATGGGGAGGAGAGCCCGcggccgcc cccgctgccgcCGCGCAGGCGGGCGTCGAACGGCGAGGCAGCGAGCGCCGGGGCGGCCGTGGCGCAGAGCCCGTCCGCCTTCTACCGGCTCCACGAGCAGTACAGGCTCGAGGTGACCCGGCTGCggcaggactgggagcagaGGCGGCGTGGCCCCCGGCCCTAA